One Yoonia sp. BS5-3 genomic window carries:
- a CDS encoding PfkB family carbohydrate kinase, producing the protein MKDTADILCIGSVLWDVIGRTASHMRVGSDVPGRITRLPGGVAMNIAMTLRRFGMSPALLTAVGQDAEGNELIAEAERMGMICDHIYRSEDLPTDVYMAIEGANGLIAAIADAHSLEAAGAKILRALEDGALGTAKQPFDGPIALDGNLTVELLQDIAKSPLFRAADLRVAPASPGKAERLLALIDHPSATFYVNIEEAGLLCQTRFDSSAAGAAGLIARGAHRVLVTDGGNAASEGTAGDIITQTPPSVMVTRVTGAGDTFMAGHIASEAQGMDRSAALHRALQAAATYVSGETPL; encoded by the coding sequence ATGAAAGACACGGCAGACATTCTTTGTATCGGCTCGGTCCTTTGGGACGTCATTGGACGCACGGCCAGTCACATGCGGGTCGGCTCGGACGTACCCGGGCGCATTACGCGCCTGCCTGGTGGGGTGGCGATGAATATCGCCATGACGCTGCGCCGCTTTGGAATGTCCCCTGCCCTGCTGACAGCTGTGGGCCAGGATGCTGAGGGCAATGAGCTGATCGCTGAAGCTGAACGGATGGGAATGATCTGTGATCACATTTACCGATCCGAGGATTTGCCGACGGATGTTTATATGGCAATCGAAGGTGCCAACGGGCTGATTGCGGCCATTGCAGACGCGCATTCGCTTGAAGCTGCTGGCGCAAAAATCCTGCGCGCGCTTGAAGATGGGGCGCTGGGCACAGCTAAACAACCTTTTGACGGGCCGATTGCATTGGACGGGAACCTCACGGTTGAGCTGTTACAAGATATCGCCAAATCACCGCTGTTTCGGGCGGCTGACCTTCGGGTTGCGCCTGCCTCGCCGGGCAAGGCTGAACGTCTTCTTGCTCTGATCGATCATCCATCTGCAACATTTTATGTAAATATTGAAGAGGCTGGACTGCTTTGCCAGACCCGGTTTGACAGCTCGGCCGCTGGCGCCGCCGGGTTGATCGCGCGCGGGGCGCATCGCGTGCTTGTCACCGATGGCGGAAACGCGGCCTCCGAAGGCACCGCCGGTGACATTATCACGCAAACCCCGCCATCCGTTATGGTGACACGGGTGACCGGCGCGGGCGACACGTTCATGGCAGGGCATATCGCGTCCGAAGCACAAGGTATGGATCGAAGCGCGGCCCTTCACCGCGCATTACAAGCCGCCGCAACTTATGTATCCGGAGAAACACCTTTATGA